One genomic window of Chitinophagaceae bacterium includes the following:
- a CDS encoding PKD domain-containing protein, which produces MDKRVFMLLGAIILIGGAIYFIQRMLQQKPACDGADIELLSKDLMVGDSLKFSDISPNATKWYWDFGDGLGTSESRSGSYLYQSKGKYLIRLTVNETCVDSIIVEVSNGGMDTVTGTRITITASRSVVHVGEPVNFKGTAEGAKSWKWYFGENGVTIDDKTQNPTYTYKTQGDYVVTLKTDASLKVNGTYNIKVLPKLLPTVSSSKVAGPAKPKLPPKAEIINRLQNLADRGGYKTQVEKDWFNNYFISGQTTPVSWNIPDANVPTLDALVKEFSFNHPAYTILDVSFSTDNSGYISSLEIKAQKK; this is translated from the coding sequence ATGGACAAACGGGTTTTCATGCTTCTCGGTGCAATAATTTTAATTGGAGGAGCTATTTATTTTATCCAAAGAATGCTACAGCAGAAGCCGGCCTGTGATGGCGCAGATATTGAACTGCTCTCAAAAGATTTAATGGTTGGTGACTCTTTAAAGTTCAGTGACATTTCCCCCAATGCAACAAAGTGGTATTGGGATTTTGGCGACGGTCTTGGCACCTCTGAATCACGAAGTGGGAGTTACCTATATCAATCGAAAGGAAAATACCTCATTAGATTAACAGTCAATGAAACTTGTGTGGACTCAATCATAGTGGAAGTAAGTAATGGAGGAATGGATACTGTTACGGGTACTAGGATAACTATTACGGCGAGTAGATCAGTAGTACACGTTGGCGAACCGGTTAATTTTAAAGGAACTGCTGAAGGTGCAAAAAGTTGGAAATGGTATTTTGGTGAGAATGGGGTTACTATTGATGATAAGACACAGAATCCAACGTACACATACAAGACACAAGGTGATTATGTTGTTACTTTAAAGACTGATGCGTCACTTAAAGTTAATGGAACCTACAATATTAAGGTACTGCCAAAACTATTGCCAACTGTTTCTTCTTCAAAAGTAGCAGGGCCTGCTAAACCAAAACTGCCTCCTAAAGCAGAGATTATTAACCGCCTCCAGAATCTGGCAGATAGAGGGGGATACAAAACACAGGTGGAAAAAGATTGGTTTAATAACTATTTCATTAGTGGGCAAACAACGCCAGTATCGTGGAATATTCCGGATGCAAATGTGCCTACACTAGATGCATTAGTTAAGGAGTTTTCATTCAACCATCCTGCATATACTATTCTGGATGTTAGTTTTTCTACCGATAACTCAGGGTACATTTCCTCTTTGGAAATAAAAGCACAAAAAAAATGA
- a CDS encoding T9SS type A sorting domain-containing protein, with translation MTWNPAFAGSVNIQVTANGCNGPSIQTLRTVVITPTVGIPTPIVVSLGVEPTCQVTNGTTQTTYSTTATNSTGFNWSINPITAGTIDPLTGVMTWNPAFAGSVNIQVTANGCNGPSIQTLWTVVITPTVGIPTPIVVSLGVEPTCQVTNGTTQTTYSTTATNSTGFNWSINPITAGTIDPLTGVMTWNPAFAGSVNIQVTANGCNGPSIQTLRTVVITPTVGIPTPIVVSLGVEPTCQVTNGTTQTTYSTTATNSTGFNWSINPITAGTIDPLTGVMTWNPAFAGSVNIQVTANGCNGPSIQTLRTVVITPTVGIPTPIVVSLGVEPTCQVTNGTTQTTYSTTATNSTGFNWSINPITAGTIDPLTGVMTWNPAFAGSVNIQVTANGCNGPSIQTLRTVVITPTVGIPTPIVVSLGVEPTCQVTNGTTQTTYSTTATNSTGFNWSINPITAGTIDPLTGVMTWNPAFAGSVNIQVTANGCNGPSIQTLRTVIINILPFQPEFISPNNLNSINVCSDIYGVYFSVNHDQTVNYTWSSSTQGIPYLLASDVLNYGNNCVFFFHSGPLNANGLYDVIVTATDEITGCSNSNIFNVQLDNDNVIDTAKILLINQADKILAIFNNDVDVTGFDHHAYQWGCYDIITLEPIIFDSDTGHFQIFKAGEQFASENKYWWVNARKGNCESKSFYHSKYLPYHYTKLSEVNSATPPPLVSPIVSSIYPNPNIGSFTIRVDGFEETSVTLTIRDVLGNELFANEVDGNELISGISIQTSLARGVYFLSLDDRKGKLVANKFIVQ, from the coding sequence ATGACGTGGAATCCAGCATTTGCAGGCTCGGTGAATATACAGGTTACAGCAAATGGCTGCAACGGACCTTCGATACAGACTCTTCGGACTGTAGTAATAACACCAACAGTAGGCATACCTACGCCAATTGTAGTGTCTTTAGGAGTAGAACCGACTTGTCAAGTGACAAATGGAACGACACAAACAACGTATTCGACTACAGCTACTAATAGTACCGGATTTAACTGGTCAATAAATCCAATTACTGCAGGAACGATTGATCCTTTAACAGGAGTAATGACGTGGAATCCAGCATTTGCAGGCTCGGTGAATATACAGGTTACAGCAAATGGCTGCAACGGACCTTCGATACAGACTCTTTGGACTGTAGTAATAACACCAACAGTAGGCATACCTACGCCAATTGTAGTGTCTTTAGGAGTAGAACCGACTTGTCAAGTGACAAATGGAACGACACAAACAACGTATTCGACTACAGCTACTAATAGTACCGGATTTAACTGGTCAATAAATCCAATTACTGCAGGAACGATTGATCCTTTAACAGGAGTAATGACGTGGAATCCAGCATTTGCAGGCTCGGTGAATATACAGGTTACAGCAAATGGCTGCAACGGACCTTCGATACAGACTCTTCGGACTGTAGTAATAACACCAACAGTAGGCATACCTACGCCAATTGTAGTGTCTTTAGGAGTAGAACCGACTTGTCAAGTGACAAATGGAACGACACAAACAACGTATTCGACTACAGCTACTAATAGTACCGGATTTAACTGGTCAATAAATCCAATTACTGCAGGAACGATTGATCCTTTAACAGGAGTAATGACGTGGAATCCAGCATTTGCAGGCTCGGTGAATATACAGGTTACAGCAAATGGCTGCAACGGACCTTCGATACAGACTCTTCGGACTGTAGTAATAACACCAACAGTAGGCATACCTACGCCAATTGTAGTGTCTTTAGGAGTAGAACCGACTTGTCAAGTGACAAATGGAACGACACAAACAACGTATTCGACTACAGCTACTAATAGTACCGGATTTAACTGGTCAATAAATCCAATTACTGCAGGAACGATTGATCCTTTAACAGGAGTAATGACGTGGAATCCAGCATTTGCAGGCTCGGTGAATATACAGGTTACAGCAAATGGCTGCAACGGACCTTCGATACAGACTCTTCGGACTGTAGTAATAACACCAACAGTAGGCATACCTACGCCAATTGTAGTGTCTTTAGGAGTAGAACCGACTTGTCAAGTGACAAATGGAACGACACAAACAACGTATTCGACTACAGCTACTAATAGTACCGGATTTAACTGGTCAATAAATCCAATTACTGCAGGAACGATTGATCCTTTAACAGGAGTAATGACGTGGAATCCAGCATTTGCAGGCTCGGTGAATATACAGGTTACAGCAAATGGCTGCAACGGACCTTCGATACAGACTCTTCGGACTGTTATTATTAACATCCTTCCCTTCCAACCAGAATTTATATCTCCAAATAATTTAAATTCAATTAATGTTTGCTCTGACATATATGGTGTTTATTTTTCAGTCAATCATGACCAAACGGTTAATTACACCTGGTCTTCTAGTACACAAGGTATACCATATTTGCTCGCTTCGGACGTATTGAATTATGGTAATAATTGTGTATTCTTTTTCCATTCAGGACCTTTAAATGCAAATGGCTTGTATGATGTTATAGTAACCGCAACGGACGAGATAACTGGCTGCTCTAATTCAAATATATTCAATGTTCAATTAGACAATGATAATGTGATAGATACAGCTAAAATTCTATTAATCAATCAAGCAGATAAAATCCTTGCAATATTCAACAATGATGTCGACGTAACTGGATTTGATCATCATGCTTACCAATGGGGTTGTTATGATATAATAACTCTTGAACCTATTATATTTGACTCAGATACCGGACATTTTCAAATATTTAAGGCAGGTGAACAGTTTGCTAGTGAAAATAAATATTGGTGGGTAAATGCACGAAAAGGCAATTGTGAGTCAAAATCATTTTATCACTCTAAATATCTCCCATATCACTATACAAAACTTTCTGAAGTTAATTCCGCAACACCTCCTCCCTTAGTTTCGCCAATTGTTTCTTCCATCTATCCTAATCCTAACATCGGTTCATTTACAATCCGTGTAGATGGATTTGAGGAAACCTCTGTAACGCTAACAATTAGAGATGTTTTAGGTAATGAATTGTTTGCCAATGAAGTCGACGGAAATGAATTAATATCTGGGATTTCTATTCAAACTTCACTAGCAAGAGGGGTGTATTTTCTAAGTCTTGATGACAGAAAAGGGAAATTGGTGGCAAATAAATTCATCGTTCAATAA
- a CDS encoding zinc ribbon domain-containing protein gives MLRLAGEILAAMIVIIAVLIALVGGQYFGLQNLDILPLFNEIVGGGGNSIVALLFIIVAAIVYAFWVLIIFYFLAELLSVGVTIAHNSMAIRSMLSKGVAAPTRVAETFEEEIVVREPPKPIELRCDNCNNVVSADDAFCMNCGNKLK, from the coding sequence ATGTTACGCTTAGCAGGTGAGATCTTAGCCGCTATGATTGTAATTATCGCCGTGTTAATAGCATTGGTAGGAGGTCAGTACTTTGGCCTTCAAAACCTTGATATTCTTCCATTGTTTAATGAAATTGTTGGAGGAGGCGGTAATTCAATAGTGGCGCTGCTGTTTATTATTGTTGCAGCAATAGTATATGCTTTCTGGGTGCTGATCATTTTTTATTTTTTAGCTGAGCTACTCAGTGTTGGAGTAACCATTGCACATAATTCCATGGCAATTCGTTCAATGCTTTCAAAAGGTGTTGCTGCTCCAACACGTGTTGCGGAGACATTTGAAGAAGAAATAGTAGTTCGTGAACCGCCAAAACCCATCGAACTCAGATGTGACAATTGCAATAATGTTGTAAGTGCTGATGATGCCTTCTGTATGAATTGCGGTAACAAACTAAAGTAA
- a CDS encoding WG repeat-containing protein → MNWQEIKVSPDNTYFVFKGKPIFEKQFLEVLKFHVPGLAPVRDKSGSYHIDIFGKPLYSKRYSRTFGYYCNRAAVVQDNEWFHLTEGGRRAYANAFSWTGNFQENLCTVRDSENKYYHIDIDGKRIYDERFIYCGDYKDGYACVKQDNGLYSHIDIKGQPLNEKKFIDIGVFHKNFATAKDLDGWHHIDRNGNEIYGQRYIAVEPFYNGFALVTQFDNQKIIIDQTGDQILGIS, encoded by the coding sequence ATGAACTGGCAGGAAATAAAAGTATCACCAGACAATACCTATTTCGTTTTTAAGGGGAAGCCAATATTCGAGAAGCAATTTCTGGAAGTTCTCAAATTTCACGTTCCAGGGTTGGCTCCTGTGCGAGATAAAAGTGGATCCTATCACATTGATATATTCGGCAAACCGCTTTACTCTAAGCGATACAGCAGAACATTTGGCTATTACTGTAACAGGGCAGCAGTAGTTCAGGATAATGAATGGTTTCACTTAACAGAGGGTGGCAGACGTGCATATGCGAATGCATTTTCCTGGACAGGAAACTTTCAAGAAAACCTTTGTACGGTGAGGGATAGCGAGAACAAGTATTATCATATTGATATTGATGGGAAGAGGATTTACGACGAAAGGTTTATTTATTGCGGTGATTATAAGGATGGTTACGCTTGTGTAAAGCAGGACAACGGGTTATACTCGCACATTGACATAAAAGGGCAACCGCTTAATGAAAAGAAGTTTATAGATATCGGTGTTTTCCATAAAAACTTTGCTACGGCTAAAGACCTTGATGGTTGGCACCACATTGATAGGAATGGAAATGAAATTTATGGACAGCGATATATAGCAGTTGAGCCGTTCTACAATGGATTCGCCCTAGTGACGCAGTTTGACAATCAAAAAATAATTATAGATCAGACGGGAGATCAAATACTTGGCATATCATAG
- a CDS encoding tyrosine-protein phosphatase has translation MKQVKTIAQLQELFPRVNGIEVALLYGSFGRGEASSNSDIDIQLLINKDFKTTDFKEGLDRLFSSEIHSIREVALRNKIVVYFKTQPKIEFALCTKISEIDRNYLGSEISVISETILYEKRPAQYEMGTYLHQLVRDYDKGKTSEATVKQVNDLIDKFVYEFESCSGMHRRSDGYQFYYFYNIALHVAIQLNHLSKGLRKFNFLPKYFIANILKKEEQPSFYDLKGTLFLPEANRQKRFLLDFFYGSIENLAVAEKLKEVKEFCEWLYDRDFLWNFRDISTHNPKIKMGRVFRSATMTLFQNESRFDDLLKAMNIRTVIDLRADKEIEEERYSDQSLSKFNYVKAQLDPWNQPEWFKRDHHQGTNEEIAYRFFALGCADKIKKAMEAIVAERSGSVAIHCFAGKDRTGIFISLLHLLAKAPQEAIDADYLASEVDVKLHRLNLVLDIIKEKGGIEAYLAYCGLSVDQIALLKQKLLN, from the coding sequence ATGAAACAAGTAAAAACAATAGCTCAACTACAAGAATTATTTCCACGAGTTAATGGTATAGAGGTCGCATTGCTTTATGGATCCTTTGGCAGGGGAGAAGCCTCCTCCAATTCCGATATTGATATTCAGCTATTGATAAACAAGGATTTTAAAACAACCGATTTTAAAGAGGGCCTGGACAGGCTATTCAGTTCCGAAATTCATTCTATCCGGGAAGTAGCACTGAGAAACAAAATTGTTGTTTATTTCAAAACGCAGCCGAAGATTGAATTTGCGCTTTGTACTAAGATTTCTGAGATTGACAGGAACTATCTTGGTTCTGAGATTTCTGTTATCAGTGAAACCATTCTTTACGAAAAGCGGCCGGCGCAGTATGAGATGGGTACTTACCTGCATCAGCTTGTGAGAGATTATGACAAAGGCAAAACATCTGAAGCAACGGTAAAGCAGGTAAATGACTTGATTGACAAATTTGTATATGAGTTTGAAAGTTGTAGCGGAATGCACCGGAGAAGTGATGGGTATCAGTTTTATTATTTCTACAATATTGCATTGCATGTGGCCATTCAGCTGAATCATCTTTCAAAAGGACTCCGGAAATTCAATTTCCTCCCAAAGTATTTTATCGCCAATATTTTGAAAAAGGAAGAACAACCGTCTTTTTATGATTTAAAGGGGACCTTGTTTTTGCCGGAAGCAAACAGGCAGAAAAGGTTTTTGCTGGATTTCTTTTATGGTTCAATTGAAAATTTAGCAGTTGCTGAAAAGTTGAAGGAAGTGAAGGAATTTTGTGAGTGGCTTTACGATAGGGATTTTCTCTGGAACTTCCGTGACATCAGTACGCACAATCCTAAAATAAAGATGGGGAGAGTTTTCAGATCAGCGACCATGACCCTCTTTCAAAATGAATCCAGGTTCGATGATTTGCTGAAAGCAATGAATATCAGAACTGTAATAGATTTAAGAGCGGATAAGGAAATTGAAGAAGAACGCTATTCAGATCAATCGCTTTCAAAATTCAACTATGTGAAAGCTCAGTTGGATCCCTGGAATCAGCCTGAATGGTTTAAACGAGACCATCATCAGGGAACCAATGAAGAAATTGCCTATCGCTTCTTTGCCCTGGGCTGTGCGGATAAGATCAAAAAGGCAATGGAGGCAATTGTCGCTGAGCGATCCGGTTCGGTTGCTATTCACTGTTTCGCAGGTAAGGATAGAACCGGTATTTTCATCTCCTTGCTTCACCTGTTGGCTAAGGCACCCCAAGAAGCAATCGATGCTGACTATTTGGCAAGTGAAGTGGATGTAAAACTGCATCGCCTGAATCTTGTTTTGGATATTATAAAAGAGAAGGGTGGTATTGAAGCTTACCTGGCATATTGTGGACTCTCGGTAGATCAAATTGCTCTTCTCAAACAGAAACTTCTGAACTAA
- a CDS encoding glycosyltransferase yields the protein MHILKIIHGYPPNYNAGSEVYSQSICNEISRQHHLSVFTREENPYAPDFTIRHQKQNDNLDFYFVNNPQGKDGYRHQILDQKFAELIAEIRPDIAHIGHLNHLSTGMVDELNKQHIPIVFTLHDFWLMCPRGQFLTRSIGESDNFRLCSGQQDHKCATDCYKVYFSGRKADQEEDNEQWAGWVHRRMIETKSIIDKVDLFIAPSNFLRTRFIRDFQVPEDKIIYLDYGFPTGYLTRTDKSMKKKEFTFGYIGTHNPAKGINQLIEAFKQIGEPAALKIYGRNNGQSTEALRSLAADSKNKIEFSGEYINHNLADDVFSKVDCIVVPSIWAENSPLVIHEAQACKIPVITADFGGMKEYVQHKVNGLLFKHRDVDSLAAQMKFAVANPQLLKEYGEMGYLYSTDGNVPDIQTHCDELVKIYERLRNTKKLWRITIDTNPEDCNLKCLMCEEHSPYSDFIPKLYQETGVKRRRMKFETVEEIFRQAERMGVKEIIPSTMGEPLLYKGIEGIFELSRKHHIKINLTTNGTFPRLSVKEWAMLIIPNTTDVKISWNGATKETAEKVMLGIDFEKAVSNVRELVKFRDEHFANTGYFCRITFQLTFMQNNMHELADIIRLAASLGVDRVKGHQLWAHFDEIKTFSMKYSRESVAMWNEYVKMAHEAQEQYRKPNGEKVILENIIPLLNNEDSAVPEDYECPFLGKELWVSATGKISPCCAPDNLRKSLGDFGNIGSTTLEEVLRSPVYTELVSNYKAKPICRTCNMRKPVEH from the coding sequence AGCCAGTCCATCTGCAATGAGATTTCAAGACAGCATCACCTTTCCGTTTTCACCAGGGAAGAAAACCCTTACGCGCCTGACTTTACTATCCGGCATCAAAAACAAAATGATAACCTGGATTTTTACTTTGTAAATAACCCGCAAGGCAAAGATGGTTACCGGCATCAGATACTGGATCAAAAATTTGCAGAACTCATAGCTGAAATCAGACCGGACATTGCCCATATCGGACACCTTAACCACCTTTCAACAGGCATGGTTGACGAACTTAACAAGCAGCATATTCCAATTGTATTTACACTCCACGATTTTTGGCTGATGTGTCCACGAGGTCAGTTTTTAACGCGGAGCATTGGGGAAAGTGACAATTTCCGCTTATGTTCCGGTCAACAAGACCACAAGTGCGCAACTGATTGTTACAAGGTCTACTTCAGTGGAAGGAAAGCTGATCAGGAGGAAGATAATGAACAATGGGCCGGGTGGGTACACCGAAGAATGATTGAAACGAAATCAATTATTGACAAGGTGGACCTCTTCATTGCACCTTCGAACTTCCTGCGTACACGGTTCATCCGGGATTTTCAAGTTCCTGAAGATAAAATCATCTATCTGGATTATGGCTTTCCTACCGGGTATTTGACTCGGACAGATAAATCTATGAAGAAAAAGGAATTCACGTTTGGCTATATCGGAACACACAATCCCGCTAAAGGTATAAACCAACTGATAGAAGCATTCAAGCAAATCGGAGAACCGGCAGCGCTTAAAATCTACGGTAGAAACAACGGACAAAGTACCGAGGCATTGAGGTCTCTTGCGGCTGATTCAAAGAACAAAATTGAATTCTCGGGCGAATACATCAATCACAATCTTGCAGATGATGTTTTTTCAAAAGTGGATTGCATTGTAGTTCCTTCTATCTGGGCGGAGAATTCACCACTTGTAATTCATGAAGCTCAGGCTTGTAAAATTCCTGTTATCACAGCTGATTTTGGTGGCATGAAGGAATATGTTCAGCATAAAGTGAATGGGTTATTGTTTAAGCACAGGGATGTGGATTCGTTGGCTGCACAAATGAAGTTTGCCGTGGCAAACCCTCAACTGTTGAAGGAATATGGGGAAATGGGATACTTATATTCCACGGATGGAAATGTTCCGGACATTCAAACTCATTGTGACGAGTTGGTAAAAATATATGAACGGTTGAGGAACACAAAAAAACTTTGGCGGATTACGATTGACACCAACCCCGAGGATTGCAATTTGAAATGTTTGATGTGTGAAGAACACAGCCCTTACAGTGACTTCATCCCAAAGCTTTACCAGGAAACAGGAGTGAAGCGCAGGCGGATGAAGTTTGAAACTGTGGAGGAAATATTTAGACAAGCTGAAAGAATGGGTGTGAAGGAAATTATTCCTTCCACGATGGGGGAGCCTTTGCTCTACAAAGGAATAGAGGGAATATTTGAGCTCTCCCGAAAGCACCACATCAAGATTAACCTTACCACCAACGGCACTTTCCCAAGATTATCGGTGAAAGAGTGGGCAATGCTGATTATTCCGAACACGACTGATGTAAAGATCAGTTGGAACGGAGCAACAAAAGAAACAGCAGAAAAAGTGATGCTGGGGATAGATTTTGAAAAAGCTGTCTCCAATGTTAGGGAGCTTGTTAAATTCCGGGATGAACATTTCGCAAACACGGGATACTTCTGTCGCATAACATTCCAATTAACCTTCATGCAAAACAACATGCATGAGTTGGCAGACATCATCCGCCTTGCAGCATCACTTGGAGTTGACAGGGTAAAGGGACATCAGCTTTGGGCGCATTTTGATGAGATCAAAACCTTTTCCATGAAATATTCCAGGGAGAGTGTCGCGATGTGGAACGAATATGTAAAGATGGCTCACGAAGCTCAGGAACAGTACAGAAAACCAAACGGTGAAAAGGTGATCCTGGAAAATATTATCCCGCTTTTAAACAATGAAGACAGCGCTGTTCCGGAGGATTATGAATGTCCCTTTCTGGGGAAGGAACTTTGGGTTTCCGCAACCGGGAAGATTTCACCTTGCTGTGCACCGGATAATCTTAGAAAATCGCTGGGTGACTTTGGGAATATTGGAAGCACTACACTTGAGGAGGTGTTGAGAAGTCCGGTCTATACTGAACTCGTATCTAACTACAAAGCCAAGCCCATTTGCCGGACATGTAATATGCGCAAGCCGGTAGAACACTAA